Proteins co-encoded in one Chrysemys picta bellii isolate R12L10 chromosome 13, ASM1138683v2, whole genome shotgun sequence genomic window:
- the CIMIP1 gene encoding ciliary microtubule inner protein 1: MIAGKEFSNIISVCFRKYHVETEFEAAKKWSIKWGFLTTPFEELIKDERKEPTKPKIELPEHLQIRRVTPVEKYIKVYPSPPIPKTTQGFIGWRSSVPGLELERYYQIRSCKGAFHKDLKWPDEPSD, from the exons atgatagCTGGGAAAGAGTTTTCAAACATAATTTCTGTCTGCTTCAGGAAATACCACGTTGAAACTGAGTTTGAGGCTGCAAAGAAATGGTCCATCAAATGGGGATTTTTAACAACACCTTTTGAGGAG TTGATAAAAGACGAAAGGAAAGAACCCACTAAGCCTAAGATAGAGCTTCCAGAACATTTACAAATCCGACGTGTAACACCAGTGGAAAAATATATTAAG GTCTACCCATCTCCTCCAATCCCTAAAACAACTCAAGGATTTATTGGCTGGAGATCATCTGTGCCAGGACTGGAACTTGAACGTTATTATCAGATCAGAAGCTGCAAAGGTGCCTTTCACAAGGATCTGAAGTGGCCTGATGAACCCTCTGATTGA